A genomic window from Candidatus Pelagisphaera phototrophica includes:
- a CDS encoding family 16 glycoside hydrolase, with protein MATATSIALLAVSAFAQESFESLFDGKDLSGWKGQSELWKVEDGAIVGSTHGVTLEANTFLIWQGEDVGNFHLKAKLKLVGENNSGIMYRAQAIEGVAHGLSGNQLDIHPKPEYLGMYYSEKTGRGIVATRGQKVLVTKAVDEKGKSKPQVTGDLGMEPKFKVDEWNEYEVLAVGARVIHKVNGVVTVDVVDRFPDVPRKGAIGIQLHRGPPMVAYTKDIQLKRLNGKAGREAIEAFVAKPKEFEEGAAINENRATPRDRITVKEGFEVELLYSVPSETQGSWVNLCLDNKGRIIASDQYGALYRFPVPAPGQKLDPEDVEKVPAKIEAVNGMLWAFDALYVGVNEYRDPTKSGLYRLTDSDGDDMLDKVELLRQISARGDHGVHAIRLSPDGESLFLITGNNTEPTEWNSSRVNTNWGEDHLLPRMPDGRGHNRDRLAPAGIIYKVSPDGEDFEIYSHGYRNIFDADFNAEGELFTYDADMEYDFNTPWYRPTRVLHTVSGSDYGWRNGTGKWPEWYVDSVPAAVNIGPGSPTGVAFGYGANFPAKYQNALYILDWSWGKIYSVHLRPDGSSYTGEKEDFISGAPLPVTDIVINPSDGAMYFTIGGRKVQSGLYRVTYIGDEDTSPSIVKNSGQKARNLRHSLEVFHGVVDTSAVNKSWRYLNHEDPFIRSAARIAIESQPSNSWANRAFKERIPERRIPALLALARVAGIDRFHRKDGDPPVNKTIGNDIINALLDIDFEDLDETGRCALVRTYQVVFNRFGAPSPGLALRATVQLDTQFPAETIEMNQLLCETLVYLQAPTVARKAIGLLKQAPTQEEQLEYARSLRMLKAGWTNQLRTDYIEWFLNAANYRGGASFEIFIENIRKEAMVTLTDKERSDLAAVLSRKPEKKSPIEALTANFMKGRNFVKNWTMDDLAAEANLSMANRNFERGRTMFAGTACYSCHRFQNAGGSTGPDLTGSGGRYSPSDFLDQIINPGKEINEQFVPIAVEMLNGETHYGVVVNLKADRVTINTDLTNPNQRTNIDRKQIKSLEPSTVSPMPPGLINMLTKEEIFDLTAYVLSGGNPDDKRFSN; from the coding sequence ATGGCAACGGCGACCAGCATCGCCCTGCTAGCTGTTTCCGCATTCGCCCAGGAAAGCTTCGAATCCCTTTTCGACGGCAAAGACCTTTCCGGATGGAAAGGACAGAGTGAGCTCTGGAAAGTCGAAGACGGAGCAATCGTCGGCTCCACACATGGAGTCACCTTGGAAGCCAACACATTCCTCATCTGGCAAGGTGAAGACGTCGGCAATTTTCACTTAAAGGCAAAGCTCAAACTCGTCGGGGAAAACAACTCCGGCATCATGTACCGAGCTCAAGCTATCGAAGGCGTGGCCCATGGGCTATCTGGAAATCAGCTCGATATTCACCCCAAGCCGGAGTATCTTGGCATGTACTACAGCGAGAAAACCGGCCGGGGTATCGTAGCTACTCGTGGGCAGAAAGTCCTCGTTACCAAGGCAGTTGATGAAAAAGGGAAATCCAAACCTCAGGTTACCGGCGATTTAGGCATGGAACCCAAATTCAAAGTCGACGAGTGGAATGAATACGAAGTGCTGGCAGTAGGTGCCCGTGTCATTCATAAAGTGAATGGAGTGGTAACTGTAGATGTGGTCGACCGTTTTCCGGATGTACCTCGCAAAGGTGCGATAGGAATTCAACTACACCGTGGCCCTCCAATGGTTGCCTATACAAAAGACATCCAACTAAAGCGTCTGAATGGGAAAGCGGGTCGTGAGGCCATTGAGGCGTTTGTGGCGAAACCCAAGGAATTTGAAGAAGGAGCGGCCATTAATGAAAACCGGGCGACGCCACGCGACCGCATAACGGTCAAAGAAGGTTTCGAGGTCGAGCTGCTCTATTCCGTTCCAAGCGAGACTCAAGGCTCTTGGGTCAATCTTTGCCTCGACAATAAGGGCCGTATCATTGCCAGCGACCAATACGGCGCTCTCTATCGTTTCCCAGTTCCCGCCCCCGGGCAAAAGCTCGACCCTGAAGACGTGGAAAAGGTCCCGGCCAAAATTGAAGCGGTTAATGGGATGCTATGGGCTTTCGACGCTCTCTACGTAGGGGTTAATGAATACCGCGATCCCACCAAGTCCGGTCTCTACCGCCTCACCGATTCTGATGGGGACGACATGCTAGACAAGGTCGAGCTGCTACGCCAAATTTCCGCGCGTGGAGACCACGGCGTGCATGCCATTCGGCTCTCCCCGGATGGTGAGTCGCTGTTTCTGATAACCGGCAACAACACCGAGCCGACCGAATGGAACTCTTCTCGGGTAAATACGAATTGGGGTGAAGACCACCTGCTTCCCCGTATGCCCGATGGCCGAGGACACAACCGCGACCGCCTCGCTCCTGCGGGAATCATCTACAAAGTCTCTCCCGATGGTGAGGACTTCGAAATCTACTCTCACGGCTACCGCAATATTTTCGATGCTGACTTTAACGCCGAGGGGGAGCTCTTTACCTACGACGCGGACATGGAGTACGACTTTAACACCCCATGGTATCGCCCTACTCGCGTTCTCCACACCGTGAGCGGCTCAGACTATGGCTGGCGTAATGGAACGGGCAAGTGGCCCGAATGGTACGTCGACAGCGTACCTGCTGCCGTTAATATTGGCCCCGGTTCACCCACGGGTGTGGCCTTTGGTTACGGAGCCAATTTTCCAGCCAAGTATCAAAATGCTCTATACATTCTCGATTGGAGCTGGGGAAAGATCTACAGCGTCCACCTACGTCCAGACGGTTCCAGCTATACGGGCGAGAAAGAGGACTTTATTTCCGGTGCACCGCTTCCCGTTACCGACATCGTTATCAATCCAAGCGACGGTGCCATGTATTTCACCATTGGGGGCCGCAAAGTTCAGTCGGGACTCTATCGCGTTACATACATCGGTGATGAAGACACTTCTCCTTCCATCGTAAAAAACAGCGGACAGAAAGCCAGAAACTTGCGCCATAGTCTCGAGGTGTTTCATGGCGTTGTGGATACAAGCGCCGTCAATAAGTCGTGGAGGTATTTGAATCACGAGGACCCATTCATTCGATCTGCCGCTCGAATTGCCATAGAAAGCCAGCCTTCCAATAGCTGGGCCAACCGAGCCTTTAAAGAGAGAATCCCCGAACGCCGTATACCGGCGTTGCTCGCTCTCGCTCGTGTGGCAGGAATTGATCGCTTTCACCGAAAGGACGGCGATCCACCCGTCAACAAGACTATAGGCAATGACATTATCAATGCTCTCCTAGACATCGACTTCGAAGATCTCGACGAAACAGGACGGTGCGCATTAGTTCGAACCTATCAAGTGGTGTTCAACCGATTTGGAGCTCCCAGCCCTGGACTGGCCCTGAGAGCAACCGTTCAACTGGATACTCAGTTCCCAGCGGAAACGATTGAAATGAACCAGCTCCTTTGCGAGACGCTCGTTTATCTACAGGCCCCCACCGTCGCGAGAAAAGCGATTGGGCTGCTCAAGCAGGCTCCGACTCAAGAAGAGCAGCTCGAGTATGCACGGTCGCTCCGCATGCTGAAGGCGGGATGGACCAATCAACTCCGCACGGACTACATCGAGTGGTTTCTCAACGCCGCGAACTACCGCGGTGGCGCGTCCTTCGAGATCTTCATCGAGAACATTCGCAAGGAAGCGATGGTGACTCTAACCGACAAAGAACGCAGTGATCTTGCGGCCGTTCTCTCGCGAAAGCCTGAAAAGAAGTCACCCATCGAAGCCCTCACAGCCAATTTCATGAAGGGTCGCAATTTCGTTAAAAACTGGACGATGGACGACCTCGCCGCAGAAGCGAACCTGAGTATGGCAAACCGCAATTTTGAAAGAGGCCGTACTATGTTCGCTGGAACCGCCTGCTACTCCTGTCACAGATTCCAGAATGCCGGTGGCTCCACGGGACCTGACCTTACTGGCTCCGGTGGACGGTACTCTCCAAGCGACTTTCTCGACCAGATCATCAATCCTGGCAAGGAGATCAATGAGCAATTCGTTCCGATCGCCGTGGAGATGCTCAATGGCGAGACTCACTACGGTGTGGTCGTCAATCTCAAGGCCGACAGAGTTACGATAAACACGGATCTCACCAATCCCAACCAGCGTACCAACATTGACCGAAAGCAAATCAAGAGCCTCGAACCTTCAACGGTATCGCCTATGCCCCCTGGGCTCATCAATATGCTGACCAAGGAAGAGATCTTCGACCTCACCGCCTACGTCCTCAGTGGAGGGAATCCGGACGACAAACGGTTCTCGAACTGA